In Amycolatopsis jiangsuensis, the following proteins share a genomic window:
- a CDS encoding IS256 family transposase — MAAPHSVDPAQLVEELASAGVSPDLLQTMIATMANALMSSQADQQCGAGYGERSSERTNQRNGYRAREWDTRAGTIELAVPKLRQGSYFPDWLLTHRRRAEQALVTVVATAYLLGVSTRRVEKLAEQLGVKSLSRSQVSEMATHLDGQVAAFRERPLDQGPYTFVWVDALTVKVREDGRVVNVHALLATGVNADGHREILGLDVASSEDGAGWLAFLRGLVARGLSGVQLVISDAHPGLVAAIASALPGAAWQRCRTHYLRNLLSRVPKSAQPHVATQVRTIFDQPDADAVTAQYGRVVDTLTARWPDAAEHLDNARDELLAFTAYPREVWRQIWSNNPQERLNKEIRRRTDVVGIFPGRDSLIRLVGAVLAEQSDEWTENRRYMGLDLLARSRIRIVTTEAAPTGSEALMTTEAITA, encoded by the coding sequence ATGGCCGCACCACACAGTGTGGACCCTGCCCAGCTTGTCGAGGAGCTCGCCTCGGCGGGTGTGTCGCCGGATCTGTTGCAGACGATGATCGCGACGATGGCGAACGCGTTGATGTCGTCGCAGGCCGATCAGCAGTGCGGGGCCGGCTATGGCGAGCGCAGCAGCGAGCGGACGAACCAGCGCAACGGCTACCGGGCCCGGGAGTGGGACACCCGAGCGGGCACGATCGAGTTGGCGGTGCCGAAGCTGCGCCAGGGCTCCTATTTCCCGGACTGGCTGCTGACCCACCGCCGCCGCGCCGAGCAGGCCCTGGTCACCGTCGTGGCCACGGCCTACCTACTCGGTGTCTCCACCCGGCGGGTGGAGAAGCTGGCCGAACAACTCGGGGTGAAGTCGCTGTCGCGTTCGCAGGTCAGCGAGATGGCCACGCACCTCGACGGGCAGGTCGCCGCGTTCCGCGAGCGCCCGCTCGACCAGGGCCCGTACACGTTCGTGTGGGTCGACGCGCTCACGGTGAAGGTCCGCGAAGACGGCCGGGTGGTCAACGTGCACGCGCTGCTCGCGACCGGGGTGAACGCCGACGGGCACCGCGAGATCCTCGGCCTGGATGTGGCCTCCAGCGAGGACGGAGCGGGCTGGTTGGCGTTCCTGCGCGGTCTGGTCGCCCGCGGCCTGTCCGGGGTCCAGCTCGTCATCTCCGACGCCCATCCCGGCTTGGTGGCGGCGATCGCCTCGGCGTTGCCGGGTGCGGCGTGGCAGCGGTGTCGCACCCACTACCTGCGTAACCTGCTCTCCCGTGTTCCGAAGTCGGCGCAGCCGCATGTCGCTACGCAGGTGCGCACGATCTTCGACCAGCCCGACGCCGACGCCGTCACAGCCCAGTACGGACGCGTGGTCGACACTCTCACCGCGCGCTGGCCCGACGCAGCCGAGCACCTCGACAACGCCCGCGATGAGCTGCTGGCGTTCACCGCATATCCGCGCGAGGTCTGGCGCCAGATCTGGTCGAACAACCCTCAAGAGCGACTGAACAAGGAGATCCGCCGTCGCACCGACGTGGTCGGGATCTTCCCCGGCCGCGACTCCCTGATCCGCCTCGTCGGCGCCGTCCTGGCCGAACAGAGTGATGAGTGGACCGAGAACCGCCGCTACATGGGCCTCGATCTACTGGCCCGCTCACGCATCCGCATCGTCACCACCGAAGCCGCACCGACCGGCAGCGAGGCACTCATGACAACCGAGGCAATAACCGCCTAG
- a CDS encoding IS982 family transposase, translating into MKNDLNTLLTALYVLVDDHVVLPRTGRGRRPLLTDSELITLATAQVLLRYDSERRWIRHLHADSRWREWFAHLPGQSGYHKRLKASEPLLRKTILALSLCCPSWFDDMWITDATPVPCGMSRETVKRSDLAGHASYGYCASHSRWYWGLKLYLVCAGDGMPIMWCLANPKLGEREVLAALLEHNHHLVRDGQTLLADKGFAGKEFKKLTAAMGLELLRPDRKDETYRNGNLGGVRQRIESVNQTLKGQLDLEAHGGRTPAGVFTRVAQRLLAMAAGIWHNWNTGLTSKRSLIAYDH; encoded by the coding sequence GTGAAGAACGACCTGAACACCCTCCTGACGGCACTGTACGTGCTCGTCGATGACCATGTGGTGCTGCCCCGGACCGGCCGGGGACGGCGCCCACTACTCACGGACAGTGAGTTGATCACGCTGGCCACTGCCCAAGTGTTGCTGCGGTATGACTCCGAGCGCCGATGGATTCGCCATCTTCATGCCGACTCCCGGTGGCGTGAATGGTTTGCTCATCTTCCTGGGCAGTCCGGCTACCACAAGCGGTTAAAGGCATCAGAACCGTTGCTGCGCAAGACCATCCTGGCCCTTTCCCTGTGCTGTCCGTCCTGGTTTGACGACATGTGGATCACCGATGCCACCCCGGTGCCGTGCGGGATGTCCCGGGAAACCGTGAAGCGCTCCGACCTGGCCGGCCACGCCAGTTACGGCTACTGTGCGTCACACTCTCGGTGGTATTGGGGGCTCAAGCTTTACCTCGTCTGCGCCGGCGACGGCATGCCGATCATGTGGTGCCTGGCCAACCCGAAACTCGGCGAACGCGAGGTCTTGGCCGCCCTGCTCGAGCACAACCACCACCTCGTTCGTGACGGCCAGACCCTGTTGGCGGACAAGGGTTTCGCCGGCAAGGAATTCAAGAAGCTGACCGCGGCGATGGGGCTGGAGTTGCTGCGCCCGGACCGCAAGGACGAGACCTACCGCAACGGCAACCTCGGCGGTGTCCGTCAACGGATCGAGTCGGTCAACCAGACCCTCAAGGGCCAGCTCGACCTCGAAGCCCACGGCGGACGCACCCCCGCCGGAGTGTTCACCCGCGTCGCCCAACGCCTGCTGGCCATGGCCGCCGGCATCTGGCACAACTGGAACACCGGCCTGACCAGCAAACGATCACTCATCGCCTACGACCACTAA
- a CDS encoding transcriptional regulator has translation MRLLIAVFLADQQWHDYSALREELGLPPAVLSKQLATLRIAGYLTTRPTTDGRRSAWRLSDRGRDQLLSHLAGWQRLIGAASKAVAAARANDCR, from the coding sequence GTGCGACTACTGATCGCCGTCTTCCTGGCGGACCAACAGTGGCACGACTACTCGGCGCTCCGCGAAGAACTGGGGCTCCCTCCGGCCGTTCTGTCGAAACAACTGGCCACGCTGCGCATAGCGGGTTACCTGACCACGCGACCGACAACGGACGGGCGGCGGTCAGCATGGCGGCTCTCGGACCGTGGCCGTGACCAACTGCTCTCACACCTCGCCGGATGGCAACGCCTGATCGGTGCCGCGTCCAAGGCAGTCGCGGCAGCCCGCGCGAACGATTGCCGCTGA